Below is a window of Oxyura jamaicensis isolate SHBP4307 breed ruddy duck chromosome 28 unlocalized genomic scaffold, BPBGC_Ojam_1.0 oxy28_random_OJ67609, whole genome shotgun sequence DNA.
TCACAAGCTCGGGCATGTCCACGTGtgccctcccctgcctcctggCCCCGGGGGACACCGGGTGGCCCCGAGTGACCCCAGGTGGCCCCAGGTGACCCCAGGTGGCCCCAGGTGACCCCAGGTGGCCCCGGGGGGGACACACACTCACGCTGTAGTTGGCGCAGACGGGGTTGAAGGCGTTGGTGCCGCAGACGAAGAGCAGGCTCTCGTTGCgcaccagcagcaccttgaTGAAGTTTCGGCACTCTGCCTGCGCCGACGAGAGGGGGCCGTCAGCCtccg
It encodes the following:
- the LOC118158465 gene encoding semaphorin-3B-like, translating into MRYHRKLTWQSNQHDISICRMRGKHGAECRNFIKVLLVRNESLLFVCGTNAFNPVCANYSVSVCPPRGHLGSPGATWGHLGPPGVTRGHPVSPGARRQGRAHVDMPELVSTDVCVFGVPRPVLVGVSRCSGWGHCQPDPAVLHGPVVALLWPRGP